The Lycium barbarum isolate Lr01 chromosome 10, ASM1917538v2, whole genome shotgun sequence genome includes a region encoding these proteins:
- the LOC132613296 gene encoding uncharacterized protein LOC132613296, protein MKFKIGKYQDKIICDVVPMQAYHLLLGRPWQYHRSTKSDGRINRYKLVHNGLKHVLCPMTPLQVGEVYHKIIESKEKSNGVQEYSEGSSPQEGSKKKTESKRKAKVALLENLEEIREELEEQQPMVLLTHRYYALHTNELTSSLPSSISSLLQDCDDVFSAELPKGLPPLMVIKH, encoded by the coding sequence ATGAAGTTCAAAATTGGGAAGTACCAAGATAAGATCAtttgtgatgttgttcccatgcaagcttATCACCTTTTACTTGGAAGACCTTGGCAATATCATAGGTCAACCAAGAGTGATGGAAGAATCAATCGGTACAAACTTGTGCATAATGGGCTCAAACATGTGTTATGTCCTATGACGCCTTTGCAAGTTGGTGAAGTTTACCACAAAATAATAGAGTCGAAAGAGAAGAGCAATGGTGTACAAGAATATAGTGAGGGAAGTAGTCCACAAGAGGGGAGTAAGAAAAAGACGGAGTCGAAAAGAAAAGCTAAGGTGGCCCTCTTGGAAAATCTAGAGGAGATTAGGGAGGAGTTGGAGGAGCAACAACCGATGGTCCTCCTCACACATAGGTATTATGCTTTGCATACTAACGAGCTAACCTCTTCTTTGcctagttctatttcttctcttttgcaggactgTGATGATGTATTTTCTGCGGAGCTTCCAAAGGGATTGCCACCCTTAATGGTAATTAAGCACTAA